In the Thermodesulfobacteriota bacterium genome, one interval contains:
- a CDS encoding secondary thiamine-phosphate synthase enzyme YjbQ, which translates to MKSYRKELWFNVPTRRAFVNITRQVEECLAESGIREGLVLCNAMHITAAVFINDDESGLHDDFEHWLEGLAPHAPVSRYKHNRTGEDNADAHLKRQMMGREVVVAVTDGKLDFGPWERIFYGEFDGRRRKRVLVKIIGE; encoded by the coding sequence GTGAAAAGCTACCGGAAAGAGCTCTGGTTCAACGTTCCGACGCGGCGCGCGTTCGTCAACATCACCCGGCAGGTGGAGGAGTGCCTCGCAGAGAGCGGGATCCGGGAGGGGCTTGTCCTTTGCAACGCGATGCACATCACCGCCGCGGTCTTCATCAACGACGACGAGTCGGGGCTACACGACGACTTCGAGCATTGGCTCGAGGGGCTGGCTCCCCACGCCCCCGTCAGCCGGTACAAGCACAACCGGACCGGCGAGGACAACGCGGACGCGCATCTCAAGCGCCAAATGATGGGGCGCGAGGTCGTCGTTGCGGTGACGGACGGAAAGCTCGACTTCGGCCCGTGGGAGCGGATCTTCTACGGGGAGTTCGACGGGCGGAGGCGCAAGCGCGTGCTGGTCAAAATCATCGGAGAATAG